The following proteins are co-located in the Streptomyces sp. NBC_00435 genome:
- the lysA gene encoding diaminopimelate decarboxylase, which translates to MSRSAHPAGPRHADVLPEGHYSPPAADLNALDEKVWARTVGRNADGVVTVGGIEVTKLAEEFGTPAYFLDEEDFRERCRAWAHAFGPDADVFYAGKAFLSKAVVKWLREEGLNVDVCSGGELATALAAGMPAGRIAFHGNNKSTAEITRAVEAGVGRIVLDSFQEIARVAHIAREFGVRQPVQIRVTVGVEAHTHEFIATAHEDQKFGIAVADGSAAEAVRRVLGHDSLELLGIHSHIGSQIFDMAGFEVSAKRVVRLLAAVRDEHGVELPEIDLGGGLGIAYTSADDPREPHEIAKALHEIVARECEAAGLRAPRISVEPGRAIVGPTAFTLYEVGTIKPLEGLRTYVSVDGGMSDNIRTALYDAEYAVTLVSRTSDAEPMLVRVVGKHCESGDIVVKDAFLPADLAPGDLLAVPATGAYCRSMASNYNHALRPPVVAVRDGGARVIVRRETEEDLLRLDLG; encoded by the coding sequence ATGAGCCGTTCCGCACACCCCGCCGGGCCCCGCCACGCCGACGTGCTGCCCGAGGGCCACTACTCCCCGCCGGCCGCCGACCTCAACGCGCTCGACGAGAAGGTCTGGGCGCGTACGGTCGGCCGCAACGCCGACGGTGTCGTGACCGTGGGCGGGATCGAAGTGACCAAGCTCGCCGAGGAGTTCGGGACGCCCGCCTACTTCCTCGACGAGGAGGACTTCCGGGAGCGGTGCCGGGCCTGGGCGCACGCCTTCGGGCCGGACGCCGACGTCTTCTACGCCGGCAAGGCCTTCCTCTCCAAGGCCGTCGTGAAGTGGCTGCGGGAGGAGGGCCTCAACGTGGACGTGTGTTCCGGCGGCGAGCTCGCCACCGCGCTCGCGGCCGGCATGCCCGCCGGCCGGATCGCCTTCCACGGCAACAACAAGTCCACCGCCGAGATCACCCGCGCCGTCGAGGCCGGGGTCGGGCGGATCGTGCTCGACTCCTTCCAGGAGATCGCCCGCGTCGCGCACATCGCCCGCGAGTTCGGCGTACGCCAGCCCGTGCAGATCCGCGTCACCGTCGGCGTGGAGGCGCACACCCACGAGTTCATCGCCACCGCGCACGAGGACCAGAAGTTCGGCATCGCCGTCGCCGACGGCTCCGCCGCCGAGGCCGTACGCCGCGTGCTGGGGCACGACAGCCTGGAGCTGCTCGGCATCCACTCCCACATCGGCTCGCAGATCTTCGACATGGCCGGCTTCGAGGTCTCCGCCAAGCGCGTCGTGCGCCTCCTCGCCGCCGTGCGCGACGAGCACGGGGTCGAGCTGCCCGAGATCGACCTCGGCGGCGGGCTCGGCATCGCCTACACCTCCGCCGACGACCCGCGCGAGCCGCACGAGATCGCCAAGGCCCTGCACGAGATCGTCGCCCGCGAGTGCGAGGCGGCCGGTCTGCGCGCCCCGCGGATCTCCGTCGAACCCGGACGGGCCATCGTGGGGCCGACCGCATTCACCCTCTACGAGGTCGGGACGATCAAGCCGCTCGAAGGGCTGCGGACGTACGTCTCCGTCGACGGCGGCATGTCCGACAACATCCGCACCGCCCTCTACGACGCCGAGTACGCGGTCACCCTGGTCTCCCGCACCTCCGACGCCGAGCCCATGCTCGTCCGCGTCGTGGGCAAGCACTGCGAGAGCGGGGACATCGTGGTCAAGGACGCGTTCCTGCCCGCCGACCTCGCCCCCGGGGACCTCCTCGCGGTCCCGGCCACCGGCGCCTACTGCCGCTCGATGGCCAGCAACTACAACCACGCGCTCCGGCCGCCCGTGGTCGCCGTGCGCGACGGCGGCGCCCGTGTCATCGTCCGTCGGGAGACGGAGGAGGATCTCCTGCGTCTCGACCTCGGATGA
- the thrC gene encoding threonine synthase, protein MSSNRTHQWRGIIEEYRDRLPVTAATPVVTLREGGTPLVPAQVLSERTGCEVHLKVEGANPTGSFKDRGMTMAITKAKEDGAKAVICASTGNTSASAAAYAVRAGMVCAVLVPRGKIALGKMGQALIHGAKILQVDGNFDDCLDLARALSDNYPVALVNSVNPVRIEGQKTAAFEIVDALGDAPDIHVLPVGNAGNITAYWKGFKEYKADGLASRTPRVWGFQASGSAPIVRGEVVKEPHTIATAIRIGNPASWDYALQARDESGGFIDEVTDRQILAAYRLLAAQEGVFVEPASAASVAGLLKAAELGLVDPGQKIVCTVTGNGLKDPDWAVAGAPQPITIPVDAEAAAVRLGLV, encoded by the coding sequence ATGAGCAGCAATCGCACCCACCAGTGGCGCGGCATCATCGAGGAGTACCGGGACCGTCTGCCGGTGACGGCCGCGACTCCCGTGGTCACGCTCCGCGAGGGTGGAACTCCCCTCGTCCCCGCGCAGGTGCTCTCCGAGCGCACCGGCTGCGAGGTGCACCTGAAGGTCGAGGGGGCCAACCCCACCGGCTCCTTCAAGGACCGCGGCATGACCATGGCGATCACCAAGGCCAAGGAGGACGGCGCCAAGGCCGTCATCTGCGCCTCCACGGGCAACACCTCGGCCTCCGCCGCCGCCTACGCGGTGCGCGCCGGGATGGTCTGTGCCGTCCTCGTGCCCCGCGGCAAGATCGCGCTGGGCAAGATGGGCCAGGCCCTGATCCACGGCGCCAAGATCCTGCAGGTCGACGGCAACTTCGACGACTGCCTGGACCTCGCCCGCGCCCTGTCCGACAACTACCCGGTGGCGCTGGTCAATTCCGTCAACCCGGTACGCATCGAAGGCCAGAAGACGGCCGCGTTCGAGATCGTGGACGCGCTCGGCGACGCCCCCGACATCCACGTGCTGCCGGTCGGCAACGCCGGCAACATCACCGCGTACTGGAAGGGGTTCAAGGAGTACAAGGCCGACGGCCTGGCCTCCCGTACGCCCCGTGTGTGGGGTTTCCAGGCCTCCGGGTCCGCGCCCATCGTGCGCGGCGAGGTCGTCAAGGAGCCGCACACCATCGCCACCGCGATCCGCATCGGCAACCCGGCCTCGTGGGACTACGCCCTGCAGGCCCGGGACGAGTCGGGCGGCTTCATCGACGAGGTGACGGACCGCCAGATCCTGGCGGCCTACCGCCTGTTGGCCGCGCAGGAGGGCGTCTTCGTCGAGCCCGCCTCGGCCGCGTCCGTGGCCGGTCTGCTCAAGGCCGCCGAGCTCGGTCTGGTCGACCCCGGCCAGAAGATCGTGTGCACGGTCACCGGCAACGGCCTGAAGGACCCCGACTGGGCGGTCGCCGGCGCTCCGCAGCCGATCACCATTCCGGTCGACGCCGAGGCCGCCGCCGTGCGCCTCGGTCTCGTCTGA
- a CDS encoding homoserine dehydrogenase yields MRTRPLKVALLGCGVVGSEVARIMTTHADDLTARIGAPVELAGVAVRRPSKVREGIDPALITTDATALLKRGDIDVAIEVIGGIEPARTLITTAFEHGISVVSANKALLAQDGAALHAAAELHGLDLYYEAAVAGAIPLVRPMRESLAGDKINRVMGIVNGTTNFILDKMDSTGAGYQEALDEATALGYAEADPTADVEGYDAAAKAAILAGIAFHTRVRLDDVYREGMTEVSAADFASAKRMGCTIKLLAILERAADGESVTARVHPAMIPLTHPLASVREAYNAVFVEAEAAGRLMFYGPGAGGSPTASAVLGDLVAVCRNKLAEAKGPGESAYTQLPVSAMGEVVTRYHISLDVADKPGVLAQVATTFAEHGVSIDTVRQQGKDGEASLVVVTHRAPDAALSGTVEALRKLDTVRGVASIMRVEGE; encoded by the coding sequence ATGCGTACGCGTCCGCTGAAGGTGGCGCTGCTGGGCTGTGGAGTGGTCGGCTCAGAGGTGGCTCGCATCATGACGACGCACGCCGACGATCTGACGGCCAGGATCGGCGCGCCGGTCGAGCTCGCCGGAGTGGCCGTACGCCGTCCCTCCAAGGTCCGCGAGGGCATCGACCCGGCCCTGATCACCACCGATGCGACCGCGCTGCTCAAACGCGGCGACATCGACGTCGCCATCGAGGTCATCGGCGGCATCGAGCCGGCCCGCACCCTGATCACCACCGCCTTCGAGCACGGCATCTCCGTCGTCTCGGCGAACAAGGCGCTGCTGGCCCAGGACGGCGCCGCGCTGCACGCCGCGGCCGAGCTGCACGGGCTGGACCTGTACTACGAGGCCGCCGTCGCCGGGGCCATCCCGCTGGTCCGCCCGATGCGCGAGTCCCTCGCGGGCGACAAGATCAACCGGGTGATGGGCATCGTCAACGGCACGACGAACTTCATCCTCGACAAGATGGACTCCACCGGTGCCGGGTACCAGGAGGCCCTCGACGAGGCCACCGCCCTCGGGTACGCCGAGGCCGACCCCACGGCCGACGTGGAGGGCTACGACGCCGCCGCCAAGGCCGCGATCCTGGCCGGCATCGCCTTCCACACCCGGGTCCGCCTGGACGACGTCTACCGCGAGGGCATGACCGAGGTCAGCGCCGCCGACTTCGCGTCCGCCAAGCGCATGGGCTGCACCATCAAGCTCCTCGCCATCCTGGAGCGCGCCGCCGACGGCGAGTCCGTCACCGCGCGCGTCCACCCGGCGATGATCCCGCTGACCCATCCGCTCGCCTCCGTCCGCGAGGCGTACAACGCCGTCTTCGTCGAGGCGGAGGCCGCCGGGCGGCTCATGTTCTACGGGCCCGGCGCGGGCGGTTCCCCGACCGCGTCGGCGGTCCTCGGCGACCTCGTCGCCGTCTGCCGCAACAAGCTCGCCGAGGCAAAGGGGCCGGGCGAGTCCGCGTACACCCAGCTGCCGGTCAGTGCCATGGGCGAGGTCGTCACCCGCTACCACATCAGCCTCGATGTGGCGGACAAGCCGGGCGTACTCGCCCAGGTGGCGACCACCTTCGCCGAGCACGGGGTGTCGATCGACACCGTCCGCCAGCAGGGCAAGGACGGCGAGGCCTCCCTCGTCGTCGTCACTCACCGGGCACCCGACGCCGCCCTCTCCGGGACCGTCGAGGCGCTGCGGAAGCTGGACACCGTCCGCGGTGTGGCCAGCATCATGCGTGTTGAAGGGGAGTAA